Part of the Desulfovibrio sp. TomC genome is shown below.
CGGAATAGTCGTAACGACGGCTAAACAACCAGATCCTTCACGTTTGCCTTCGCGCTATGTGCCAAATATCGATCGATCCCGCCAGGAACTCGGATTATATGTGCGCGTTGATTTGCGCCAGGCCGTGAACCGTTCATTGATTTCGTACCGCAATCAAACCGCCAAGGAAGATATATGCCGTTAATCAGTGTTGTTACACCATGTTATAATGAAGAAGCGAATGTACACCTCCTTTATGAGAGAATTCGCTTAATATTTTCTACTCATTTTCCTAATTATGACTATGAGCATATTTATATTGATAATGCTTCGCGGGATACAACTGTCGCGCTGATTAAGCAGTTGTGCACTGTGGACAAGCGGGTTAAACTAATTGTCAACGCGAGAAATTTTGGGCACATCCGTTCTCCTTTTTATGGTATGCTGCAGGCTCGAGGTGATGCTGTTGTTCTGATGGCCTCGGATCTTCAGGACCCTCCGGAAGTATTGGTGGATTTTATTCGCCAATGGGAGGCCGGCTATAAACTCGTGTTGGCCATAAAGAAACAGGAAATAAATTCCCCGATTATGGGATTTCTTCGTAAGAAGTATTACCAGTTGCTGGCCATCCTGTCTGACGTGAGCATCACAAAAAATTTTACAGGCTTTGGTCTTTATGATCGTACGGTCATGGAGGAATTGAGGGTTCTTGGCGATGCATACCCATATCTCAGAGGTATTATTTCTGAGCTCGGGCATGAAGCCGCGTTGGTAGAATTCGTCAAACCTCCCCGTCGTGGCGGCATAACACACAACAATTTTTACACCCTCTATGACATGGCGATGTTGGGAATCACCAACCATTCTAAAGTGCCGCTTCGGCTGGCAACGATGTTCGGATTTTTGATGTCGGCCATTAGTATTTTAGTCGCAATCGGTTATCTCGTCTATAAATTATTGTTTTGGGATTTTTTTGCCGTTGGAATGGCACCTGTTATCGTTGGAATGTTCTTTTTCGGGTCAGTACAGTTGTTTTTCCTCGGAGTTGTTGGCGAATATGTCGGCTCCATCCACACACAAGTTTTAGCACGGCCCCTTGTTGTCGAAAAAGAACGTGTGAATTTTGATTAATTCAAGAAATAATTGCAGGTAAGGAATTGTTTATTTGTTTTTATTGATTAGCGCATTGATTTGAGCAGTGTGAGCTGTTTTTTGCTGGAGTAAGTGAACTAACATTGCACGGGCTGGAGGTACCTGAATGACATCGGCATGAGATAAAGACTGAAATCAAAAGCTGTGATATTTGCTTGCTTGGAGTTTTATACTTTTTACACGTAATGGATAAGTTCTTTTAACGCAATGATGGCGGCAGTGTTGGCTGTATATGCTAATACTATGTATGACGTTCGTTCGCTCGCTGTGCCAAGATACTGTTGCTAGGTTGTTTGACTTTATGAGAGAACAAAAAAACACGTGACATATCTTCTTTACTTCCAGTCTGTGCTGAACTTTCTGTCTATACCAATTAGTAGTTGTTGCTGTCGAGATCTCGCTTTTAATGCTACTTGAGCATTTTTTAGTGGAGAATTAATTATTTTGTGATGCGATAAATTTAGCTTTTTGCAATTGTACAACTGTACGCTCTAATTCGTTCATTACATGCGTCCTGTAACTTAGTTAATGATATAGTATTGTTGTGTGTGTAGCGTGATTTGATAGCAGCATGGGCTGTTGCTCAAGTCTGTCAGTATCGGCTACCTTTTTCGGTGCTTCATTTGTTTGTTTCAATAATCTCATTTAGATGGTTGCAAATTCATCCAGATATTGATGCTTGCATGAGTGTTTGTTAAAGAGTTCGATTGTCTCAATGACATGTTACTTCGACCTATGGAATCATTCATACTATGAGAATCTCTGGGCCTATTGCGCGACATTGGACCATTGGACTTGTCGTCGCCATCATGTTGGCTTCCATTGCTTTCGATCTGAGTAAGTTGCTAGAATCTTACCCGACAGGATATGTCTGGTCCGAACTTCTTATCAATTACCAAGGGGGCTTTGTTCGGCGAGGGGCATTTGGCGAAGTTGTTCTGCGCCTGTGGCCGATGATTACTCCCTTGTGGAGCTCGGCTATTGTGTTGACTGTTTTGTATTTGGCCTTCGTGTGGTTTGCAGTGCGGCTTTTCCGGTTCATGGATATGGCTATGATACTGCTTTTTGTCTTTTCTCCAGGACTTTTTGCTTTCTGGATCTGGGATTATGGCGTGTTTGGTCGCAAAGAAATAGTGGCCATGGTGTTGTACATGGCTCTCGTTGACGCGGCTTTGACTGCATGGCGTGAGAATCCTGGGAGGCGAGGACTTGTGGCGCGGTATGTGGGGCTTAACATCTTGTTGCTCTTCGTGAGCCTTGTCCATGAACTCGTCGTCTTTTTTATTCCTTTTTACTTGGTTATCCTCAGGCTGTCCGACTCGAGGGGCCTGCGTCGGCTGGAAACAGTTTTGCAGGGGGCTACGCTCGTCGTCGTGCCGGCAATGGTATTTCTGGCTATGTTCGCCCTGCGCACTGAAAATGCCGCTCAAGCCATAGCAGCCTCTTGGGAGGCGCTTTTTCCGCATCTGACCTTTGCTCCGGATGCAGGGGCACTCCATTTTTTTTCCATGACCATGGCCGAAGGCATTTCGATCAGTCTTCATGTGATGCGCACGTCGCCTACCAACTGGCACTATCTCATTCTGGGCGTCTTATCCCTACTCCCCTTGGTCTATATGTTGCCCTTGTGCCGGAGCGGGCTGGGTCGTTTTCGTGCCGCCGGCTGGTGGAACAGGATGTTGCTTTTAGGCTGTCTGATGCTTCCCTTGGTCTTATTCTGTATCGGCATGGATTATGGTCGATGGGTCAATCAAATCATATTTCACTGGTATGTGCTGATGGTGTTTTTGGCTGCCAAGAGTGATATTTTGCAGCCATTGCCTGGAGATACTGTGATCGTCTGGTCTGGTTATTCGATGGATCGTTCGCGTTATGTTATTGTCGGTATCGTTCTATCACTGATCTTGAGCTGCATTGGCATGCGTCACTTTGTTACCGCTGGGGATAGTCCTATTGCATGGTTGCCGCTCAGAATGTTTTTGTAGTTTTTTACATATTTTTATAGACATAATAACTTCTTTTAGTAGATCTAAGCAAGATCTTGGGATAGATTTTTATTATAATGATCTTTTAGATATGGTTTTTTTATAAAGTGTATCTTGCCTGAAAGTATTGCATGGCTCATGTGTGTTTGAGTGCTAATGCTAATATTTTGCTGGTATTCGCAGAGTGTCTGTCCGCATAGGGAAGTATTCAATAGGGTATCGTGGTATGGATTTTTTACGACAAGCGACTCTTCTTTCCGTTGATTTGTACCAATGGTTGGCCTTCGTATCCACCATTGCGGCCCTTCTGTTCGCAGTGATTAGCGTGCGTCGATCTTCATGGTCAATCATGGCCTATGGAATCGCTGTGTCAGCCTTGTGCCTGCTTGGACGCTTTCCTGTCTTATTCTCGCCTTCTCTGTCTGACGAAAGTGAACAGATTACTGCGGCACTGGCTGTACTCGCGCACGAACAGTTTTTTGGGCGTGTTTTTATTGGCACACATGGCCCGGGGATGACCTTGCTCTTGGTTGGTCTCAACTGGCTTGGAATGCCACTTGATAGCTATTCTGTTCACCTCTTCGTTTTATTTTGCCAATTTTGTACTGGTTGGTGTTTGTTGGTTTTGTTGAGGAAATGTGGTGTTGCATCGCTAGCGCCATTAGTCAGTTTATCTTTTTTCTTCTTTGTGGCTTTTACCCGAGAAAAGCAGCTTGTTTTGTACAACGCTGAAATAATTACTAGTATTTTCCCGCTGTTAGCGACTATTTTTCTCTTGCACTATAGGGCTCGGCTGCAACGCCTTCCTCTCCTGTTGGCAGGATTATGTCTCGGATTTATTTCTTTTTTTAAGATACAATTTATTCCACATTTAGTAATACTATTCGTTTTTTTTATTTTTGCAATTTTGACATATTCCCATTATAAAAAGCGTGATTTTTTGCTGTTTATTGCAATTGCTATTTTGCCGACTATTGGGATGGCTCTTTATAGTTTTGTCCAACCAGCTGTCATTGCGTATTACAAAAAATCTTTTGTTTGGCAGTTTGGCTATATCGCAGAGATTTCCCCAGGAATACGCGAAAAGTTCACCACGTTTATTTATCTTGTTGCGAATGGTCTTGCTACAAAACAGGAATCTGCCCTTTTTATTACGGCCTTGTTCGTTCCATTTGTCGTGGCGGCGTCTCTAGCTTTTTATGCTCCTCTGTATCGAAAAGCGCAGCACTTTTGTCCTTCAGGACATGATGCCTTACTGGTATTAAGCTTGCTTGTTGTCGCCGTTCTTGCCTCCATTGCGCCTGGTCGGCCGTTTCTTCATTATATTCTGACATATGTACCATTTCTTTTTCTCGCTTATGGATTGGCGCTACAGGTTTTTTGGGAGGAAGGTGGCCGGAAGGGACTGCTCGTCTTGACGGCAGCCACGAGTCTGCTTTTTCCGCTCTCTGCATTGACCAGTCCCGAGGTTCGCATGCCGGCTTGGGGACTTGATGATTTTTCAACTCCATTTCTTAATGTGCTCAAACAATGCACGCAAGGCAACGGCAGCCTCCTTGTTACGCATCCTCACTATGAGTTGTATGTGCTGACTCGATCTGTCCCGCCCATGCCGGAAACAACTGATTTGTTTGATTATAAAAAGCGACTGGCTGTTGATCCAAAAGAATTCATGGATGTATTTCAACGACATCCACCCAGCGTTGTGCTTGAGACTGATAGAGGTGATAAGAATTTTCAAATCGATCAGGTGTTTCCAATGCTCCAGGAGGTGCTTGATCGGGACTATGTCGCTTGTGCGACGCAACCGACGACAATTTTGTGGTGCCGCCTGAAGCCAGAATGGACTGTTATTGACGACTTGTTGCCTTGTTATATACATATTTATAATTTGTCTGGCCTAGAAAAAAACACATCACCTGACTATGTTTACCGATGGACGACAGATGCAGCGACTCATATTGACTTTTTAGATCATGGCACAAGGTATAAATTGACGTTGCAACTCGTAAGTCCTCTTTTTGATCAGACAGTATCTATTGTTTTAAACGAACACGTAGTGGCTGAATTTGCTGTTCCAAAAGGGAATGATCCAAATATGGCAACACGCCACAATGTATTGATACAAACGGTAAACGGCTCGAATAAGCTGTCTTTGCACCTCTCACGAGTCAATGTTGGCGAGGAGAGACCTTTGCCGCAAGAAACCCGGGCCTTGGGCGTTCAGGTGTTGGAAATGTCCTTTTCCCAACAACCATGACTCTCAAATCTGTCCCATGCAGGGGGTGGCGAGAAGCTCCCGTGACGCTCACCCCGCGAGCAGTCGTCAGTGGGGTGGGCCTTGCCTGCGTTCACTGGACGGGGGGGATGCTTTTGACTTAATCATTCAGGACGCGCGTAAAACTGTATTGCCAACGTCAAAGCCGGCATACGGTCCTGATGTCCGGGGACGTTTGGGACGGACGGCCAACAGTTTGGCGAGATTGAGTCTTCCCTTCGTGCCCTCTATTTCCCAAATGTTATCCAATGGCCAGCGTCCTCACGGGTAATTGTGAAGTGCTCAATACCGGCGGCCCGCAAGAACTTGGCGTGGGTTTCCGGTTCCGTCCCCGGCCGTGGCGGTGGAATTCCCTGCGCCCAACGGGGATCGCGGCCGGCCATCTGGCGGCAGATGGCTTCCCGGATCAATGGCGGCCCAAGTCCGCCGCCGAGATAGGCCCGGCCTTTGGGCGACAAAACCCGGCGGACTTCGGCAAAAGCCTTGGGCAGATCCTTCCAGAACATGAGGGAACCGCGGCTGACGGCCAGATCGACGCTGCCGTCTTGAAGCGGCAGGGCATGGACATCGGCCAAGAGGGGCACGGCCCGCTTGGCCAGACCCTGTTGTGCCGCGCCACGAACTGCCGCCTGGAGCATGGCCGGCGACTGGTCAAGCAGGACGGCGAAACAGGCACTGGCAGCCGCCACGGACAGTCCGAGTTGGCCCCCGCCGCAGCCCAGGTCGAGACACAAGCCGCGCCTGATGCCGGATTGGTAGATAAAAGTGTCGGCATAATACGGGTATAGCGGGGCAAAGACGTCCCGGCTGATGGCCAGAAAGGCTGCAACATCCTGCTTGTCGCCCATACGGCCTCCTGCCTGCGGTCCGTCATCAGCCTCTAGGCTTCCAGAATCGCCCTGGCCCTCTCTATGCATGCCCTCAACCCGCTCCAATCGCCTTGTCCTGGCGGTGGATGACGGCCATGAGCCCCTGGTTGTAGAGGTTTCGGGCAAAGCACTCGCAGGCGATGTCGCAACCCGTGGTCATGTGCATGAACATGCTGCGGTTGCCAACGGCGATACTGCGGCCCGGATAAGCCTCGCCAATGGTCCCCGACGGCAAGGCTGTGAAATAGCCTGAGAACGGGTAGGGTTTGCGCTCAATGTCGTCGAGGTAGTAACGGTAGCCGCCGTTGTGTTCAAACACGCGGTGGCTGCCTGTTGTCAGGGCCAGATACTGGCTGTCGCCCGGTTCGTAGCAGTACCAGCTCCGGCCGTTGCGGCAGGCCGTAAACGGCATTGTGAAATCATCGCAGCCCAGCCCTTCCAGAAAGGCGATGGCCACCTTTTCCCGGCCAAGTCGGGCCAGGATCGCGTTTTTTACGTCAGTAATTGACGCCACGCCCTCCAGGTTGGCTGAAACCGGCACAAAGTAGCTTGGGGCCGGCAGCATGACCAGCCGGCGAAGGGATGTGGTGTTGAAGTAGTGGCCAAGCCGGGCCACGGCCATCTGTTCGGGCAGACGGGTCCCATTCTCCGGGCCGCCGCCAAACAGCTCCAGGATTTCTTCCCGCGTGGCCACCCGCTCCAGACCGGGATGCCCGGTGAGCCGGTCCATGTCCCGGGGCGAAAGTCCATACAGTCCGGCATAGCGGGCCGACCAGTTGCTGGCTACGGCCAGTCCGTCCAGGCCTGTCAGGTCGATGGGGGTCGCCGCCTCGGTCATGTCGCCCGTGCCGACAATCACGGTGGTAAAGCCCGACTCCCGAGAAAACCGTTCCACTTCGGCAAAGGCCGCATCGCGCATCTCCGTCCTCTCGGCCGCGGTCAGCGGCGAATAGCGCGAGGAATAGTACTGCCGGGCATAGGTCAGAAAGGCAAAGCCCGGATTGTACTGCTCTATGAGGTCAAGAGCCGTGTCGGTCACCCAACTGTTGCCGCGCGGGTCCCGGTCGCCGGGAAAGGGATGACGGGCCAGCACGCCTTTGACCGTGCCGGTGAGCGGCGAATCAGTCGCTTCGATTTTATGTCCGGTGCGTAGATCCACCACCTGCTGCCACTGCCTTGCATCCAAAATGGCCAGACTCATATGCGCACCTCCCCAGCGTTCCAGTTCACCCGCGTGCCGAGCAGGGCGATGCGTCCGCCGCACTGGAGGCAGACGTTGCCCTGGCAGCGGAACATGTCGAGCTTGTCCCCGCCGCAGCCCAGGCTGTGGCGCGTAATCACTTCCGCGCCGCAGCCGGGACAGCGGGTGCCGACCCACTCGGATCCGATGAAATTGTGGAAATACAGGTAGGGCAGGCTGGTCCGAAGTTTTTCCAGCCGCTGGTTTATGTCTTCGATATTGGGATAGTCGCGTTTGCTCATCTTGTGGGTCGGCAGCAACCGGAAAACATGCCAGGGGATGTTCGGGTTGATGTCGGCCAAAATGGCGGCCATGGCATCCAGTTCGTGGTCGTTTTCACCGTCGATGACCGGAGTGGTCACCTCGACGTGGCAAAGCCGGGACAGCTCGCGGATGTTGCGCACGACCGGGCCGCTGTCGGCAATGCCCAGACATTCGCCGCAAAACGTCGGGTCCAGGCCCTTGAGGCTGACGTTTATAAACGAGAAGATCTCCCCCAAAAGGGCCGTGGCCAAGGGGGTGGCGTAACCGTTGGTCAGGCAGCCCATGGGCATGTTGGCCGCCTTGGCCGCCCGGGAGACGCGGGCCAGGGTCGGCAACGACACTGTGGGCTCATTGATGGAGAAGACGATGGAATGGCACCCCTGCTTGCGGGCCAGGGCCACGAGTTGTTCGGGACCGATGTCGAGCAGGATGTCGGTCAGGGAAGCCGGGTCTTCCTTGGCCGCGTAGGCATTGGCGCAGTAGCGGCAATCCAGGTTGCAGCCGGCCGTGCCGACCACCATGCACCGACTGCCGGGGTAGGCGTGGTAAAAGGGAATCGTTTCCACCCGGGACACGGCATAGGCGCACCACTTGTCCGGGAAGCGCTCGACAAGCTGGCCATCGGTGTTGGCATACATGCGGCAAAAGCCGTGCCGGCCCTCTTCGAGGCGGCAGTACCGCTCACAGTAGTTGCATTGCATGGCATGTCCTTTTTGGCGTTGCGGCGGCGGTCGACTCGACCGGTCCACCGTCAGGCGTCACGTGGTATGGCATGGCCCCAGGTGCCAATCTCCGTCCAGGCTGACGCGGCATTGATTTTCTCCTTGGCGACGGACAGGGACGGCAAGCGCCGCAAATGTTGCGGGCCGGCCTGCCTCAGGCTCCCGGGCGCAGCCACTGCCAGGCAAAACCCGTCCAGGGCAGGACTGCGGCAAGGTAAAAACAGGCGTCTCCGACGCTCAGGGGTGTGCGGACGACCGCCTCCGGCCGGTCGCCGGCCAGACCCCGCAGTTCCAGGGACAGGGCCAATTCCGTGGCCCGGCGCATCTGGGCCAGAAAGACCGGTACAAAAAGCGGCAGGAACTGCGAAGGGCGCATCAGCCGTTTGGCCTCAAAGCCGCGCGCCCGCTGCACCTCCACCACCCGCAGGCTCATGGCGAACATGGCCGGCAAAAGGCTGGTTAAGGCTGAGACGAACAGGACGGCCTTGCCCGGCAGGCCAAGGCTTCGAAGCGACAGCAGCATGTCGGAAAAACTCGTCCACTTGACCACCAGGACATCGACCAACAGCACGATGAGAAGGCGCAGGGAGAACACTCCGAGCCAAGCCAGGCCAAGCAGCATCCCCTCGCGCCAGTTGGCCGCTTTTTCGATGCCGCCCAGGAGAAAAAGGAGCAGCAGGGTCGGCAGCCCCAGGACCGAGACGCCGAAAATCAGGCTGACGCTGCGGTCCCAGACGCCGGAAACCAGGAGTAGGATGGATACGGCTACGACAATGGCCAACAGGATGCGCCAGTCCTCACAGAGAAAAGCATAGGCGCACAGGGAAACGGCAAAGAGGAATTTGCTCACCGCGCTGGCGCGGCGCAGGCTACGCACCATCGCGTCCCTCCGGGTTGGGGACATCGGAAACGATGCGGCCGCTGTCCAGCCGGACAATGCGGCTGGCGGCCATGGACGCAAAGGCCTGTTCGTGGGTGGCCACGAGTACGGCCGCCCCTTGGCCGGCCCGATCGAGCACGGTTTGGGCCATAACGGCCATGGAGGCGTTATCCAGGCCCGTGGTCGGTTCATCCAGGCAAAGGATCGTCGGATCGGCCACCAGTACCGAGGCCAGGCACAGGCGGCGTTTTTCCCCGAAACTCAAGGAAAAGGGCGAGCGCTCCAGCATCCGGTCCAGCCCAAGTCCGGCCAGCTCCCGGGTCACGCAGGCCGTGCGGGCAGGCTCGGGTATATCCAGGTTGGCCAGCCAGTAGCCGCACTCTGCCGCCACGGTATGGGCAAAAATCTGTTCATCGGGATTCTGAAACATCAGTCCCACGGCGCGGCCACAGGTCAGGCCAGCAGCCAGGGCCACGCGCCCGGTCCGGGGTTTGGCCAGGGCCTTGGCCAGGCGCAGCAGGGTGGATTTGCCGGAACCGTTTGGCCCCATGAGGGCCACGACCTCACCCGACCGCACGGCCAGATTAATGTCGTCAAGCACCTTGTCGGTCGTGCCGTAGCCAAAAGACACCCCTTCAAAGGCCAGCGTCGGCGCGTCCGCTGCCTGGCGCACGGCTGGGCCCGCCGTCCAGGCCGGCGATGAAAGCCGGCCCGGCGGCAGGGGACGGCTGCCCGGAAACGCTGCGGCTGGGCCGTCATAGACGAGCCGGCCGTTTTCCAGTGCCAGATAGCGGTCAGCGAAACCGGACAACCGGTCCAGATCGTGCTCGATGACCATGACGACCAGCCCGGTTTCGCGGCTGAGCCTGTCGAGATGGGCAAAGAGCCGGTCGGCCGTGGCCGCGTCGAGATAGCTCGTCGGTTCGTCAAGGAGCAGCACCTTGGGCCGGATGGCCAGCATGGACAGGACTGCGGTCAGCTGCTTCTGGCCAAGCGACAGCGTGCCCAGGGCGATCTCGGCCCGGCCGGCCAGGCCGTAGAGGCCAAGCAGTTCGATTGCTGCTGTGCGGCACTCGGCCTCGGCCATGCCCCTGGCCCGCAGCCCCAGGGTCATTTCCTCGCTGATCGTGGCGCAAAAGAGCTGGGCTTCTGGGTTTTGGCCGACGATGCCGGCAAATCCGACCGGAGCGCCGGCCAGACCGTCACAGCCGTTAAGGACCAGCCCGCCCTTGGTGCGACCAGCCAGGGCCAGCCGGTGCGCGCCGCACAGATGATAGCCCAGGGTGGACTTGCCGGCCCCGGACGGTCCGACGATGCCCACCCGTTCTCCCGGCCGGATCGTCAGGGTCACGTCGGCCAGGACCGGCTCGTCCGTGCCGACCGGGGTAAACGTCAGTTCCCGACAGGCAATCATGGCAGGCGCAGCATGGCGACAATGTGCAGCCCGGAAATCCGTTTCCAGACGACCAGGGCCAGATAGACGCCAAAGCCGTTGATGACGAGGGAAGTGAGGAGCGAAATACCGAAAAAGACCTGGGTGGCCGTGGCCCAGGGCATCCCCATGGCCACGCGCACGACCATGGCGGCGCAGGGGCCAAGGATGCCGCCGACCAGGATGGCCACGTAGGCCCGGCCCACAGGCATCCGGGTTAGCAGCAGAGAAAACAGGAGATCGAACACCACCCCCTGGGTCAGGGCCGGTATCAGTTTCATGAAGCCGGGCTGGCCCCCGGCCGCCGGCATAAGCACGGCGGCCAGGAGTCCCCAGGCCAGTTCGAAACAGATAAGCGTGCCGAACCGGTCAAGCATCAGCCGGACCAGGACCATGAGCATGACCGAGACCACCATCTCCAGCCGGGCCACCTCGTGGATGGCCGTCACCTGGAGGGCGGTCTTGAAGACCAGCCCCCAGCCGAAGTCCAGGGCCACGACCGAGGCGAAAAACACCACCTGGGCCGTGGACAGTTCCTTGAGTCTTAGAACTTGCACGTCAGCTCCAAAAAGAGCATCCGGCCGGGGTTTTCTCCATTGGAATTGCGATAATCGATATAACGGTGGTCCAGGATGTTCTGGGCCGACAGGGACAGCTCCATGTGCTCGCCGTATTCAAAGAAATCGAGATTGCGCCATATCTTGCCGTTGAGCAAGGCATGGGGCGATATTGTGGTGTTGCTGGTGTTGATGTCGTCGCTGTACATTTCACCGACATACTGCACGGCCAACTTGTTGTTGATGTATTTGTTGAGCCAGGTAAATCCGACGTTGGCCGAGTTCTGCGGCGTATAGGAGAGCAGTTTCCCGACCAGATCCGGCCGGCCGGGGAAATCGGTGATCCGGGAATCATTGAAGGTGTAGTTGGCAAAGAGCGAGAATTTCTTGAGCACGTCGATGTCCATGAACTTGAACGGATCGTACTCGGCATTGAGTTCCATGCCCCAGATCTGGACTTCGCCGACGTTTTGCTTCTGGCTTATGCCCTTGGATACGTTGACGTAGTACTGGAAGTCATGGCCCACAGAGAAGTAGCCTGAACCGGACAGCTTCAGGTTGTCCAGGGGCTGGTAGTCGGATCCGACTTCGAATGTA
Proteins encoded:
- a CDS encoding glycosyltransferase family 2 protein, producing the protein MPLISVVTPCYNEEANVHLLYERIRLIFSTHFPNYDYEHIYIDNASRDTTVALIKQLCTVDKRVKLIVNARNFGHIRSPFYGMLQARGDAVVLMASDLQDPPEVLVDFIRQWEAGYKLVLAIKKQEINSPIMGFLRKKYYQLLAILSDVSITKNFTGFGLYDRTVMEELRVLGDAYPYLRGIISELGHEAALVEFVKPPRRGGITHNNFYTLYDMAMLGITNHSKVPLRLATMFGFLMSAISILVAIGYLVYKLLFWDFFAVGMAPVIVGMFFFGSVQLFFLGVVGEYVGSIHTQVLARPLVVEKERVNFD
- a CDS encoding class I SAM-dependent methyltransferase — protein: MGDKQDVAAFLAISRDVFAPLYPYYADTFIYQSGIRRGLCLDLGCGGGQLGLSVAAASACFAVLLDQSPAMLQAAVRGAAQQGLAKRAVPLLADVHALPLQDGSVDLAVSRGSLMFWKDLPKAFAEVRRVLSPKGRAYLGGGLGPPLIREAICRQMAGRDPRWAQGIPPPRPGTEPETHAKFLRAAGIEHFTITREDAGHWITFGK
- a CDS encoding radical SAM protein produces the protein MQCNYCERYCRLEEGRHGFCRMYANTDGQLVERFPDKWCAYAVSRVETIPFYHAYPGSRCMVVGTAGCNLDCRYCANAYAAKEDPASLTDILLDIGPEQLVALARKQGCHSIVFSINEPTVSLPTLARVSRAAKAANMPMGCLTNGYATPLATALLGEIFSFINVSLKGLDPTFCGECLGIADSGPVVRNIRELSRLCHVEVTTPVIDGENDHELDAMAAILADINPNIPWHVFRLLPTHKMSKRDYPNIEDINQRLEKLRTSLPYLYFHNFIGSEWVGTRCPGCGAEVITRHSLGCGGDKLDMFRCQGNVCLQCGGRIALLGTRVNWNAGEVRI
- a CDS encoding energy-coupling factor transporter transmembrane component T family protein, translated to MVRSLRRASAVSKFLFAVSLCAYAFLCEDWRILLAIVVAVSILLLVSGVWDRSVSLIFGVSVLGLPTLLLLFLLGGIEKAANWREGMLLGLAWLGVFSLRLLIVLLVDVLVVKWTSFSDMLLSLRSLGLPGKAVLFVSALTSLLPAMFAMSLRVVEVQRARGFEAKRLMRPSQFLPLFVPVFLAQMRRATELALSLELRGLAGDRPEAVVRTPLSVGDACFYLAAVLPWTGFAWQWLRPGA
- a CDS encoding ABC transporter ATP-binding protein, translating into MIACRELTFTPVGTDEPVLADVTLTIRPGERVGIVGPSGAGKSTLGYHLCGAHRLALAGRTKGGLVLNGCDGLAGAPVGFAGIVGQNPEAQLFCATISEEMTLGLRARGMAEAECRTAAIELLGLYGLAGRAEIALGTLSLGQKQLTAVLSMLAIRPKVLLLDEPTSYLDAATADRLFAHLDRLSRETGLVVMVIEHDLDRLSGFADRYLALENGRLVYDGPAAAFPGSRPLPPGRLSSPAWTAGPAVRQAADAPTLAFEGVSFGYGTTDKVLDDINLAVRSGEVVALMGPNGSGKSTLLRLAKALAKPRTGRVALAAGLTCGRAVGLMFQNPDEQIFAHTVAAECGYWLANLDIPEPARTACVTRELAGLGLDRMLERSPFSLSFGEKRRLCLASVLVADPTILCLDEPTTGLDNASMAVMAQTVLDRAGQGAAVLVATHEQAFASMAASRIVRLDSGRIVSDVPNPEGRDGA